In the genome of Streptomyces aquilus, the window GCTCGAAACGCCGATGAGCACGACCCAGCTGGTCGCGGTGACCGGCCGCGCCCTCGGCTCCGTCGGCCGCCATCTGCGGGTGCTGCTGGACGCCGGGCTGGTGGAGCGGCGGCGGGCGGGACGGTCGGTGCTGTACGAGCGGACGGCGGCCGGGACCGTGCTCGTGGAGGCGTCTCGGAGCGAGGCGTCCCGGAGCGAGGCGTCCCGGAGCGAGGCGTCCCGGACGGAGGCCTCCCGCACCGGGGGCTCACGTCGGCCCGACACTTACCGGAGTTAGCATCCGCTTATGACGACTGCTGACAGCAACTCCCCCCTCTCCGTCGAGATCGGCACCCTCCAGGGCGGCGCCGCCGACCTCTCCCAGTACGCCGGCCAGGCCGTGCTGATCGTGAACGTGGCCTCCAAGTGCGGGCTGACCCCGCAGTACACGGGCCTGGAGAACCTCCAGAAGAGCTACGCCGACCAGGGCTTCACCGTCCTCGGCGTGCCCTGCAACCAGTTCATGGGCCAGGAGCCCGGCAGCGCCGAGGAGATCGCGGAGTTCTGCTCGGCGACGTACGGCGTGACCTTCCCGCTGACCGAGAAGGTCGAGGTGAACGGCGAGGGCCGGCACGCGCTCTACGAGCGGCTGGTCGACTTCGCCGACGCCGACGGGCACACCGGCGACATCCGCTGGAACTTCGAGAAGTTCCTCATCGGCCGCGACGGCACGGTCGTCGCCCGCTTCTCCCCGCAGACCGAGCCGGAGTCGGCGGAGCTCGTGGCCGCCGTGGAGGCCCAGCTGGCCCGTTGACCTTGCCCCTGGGGCAGGGAAGAGCCTCCCGTCACCGGGCGGAAAGACCCGTCCGGTGACGGAGGACGAGGATGGTCCGGTGACTGACGACACCCTGCTCACCATCGGCGCGTTCGCCGCGCGGGCCCGCCTGTCGGCCAAGGCCCTGCGGCTCTACGACCGGCTCGGACTGCTGACCCCGGCGCATGTCGACGAGGTGAGCGGCTACCGCTACTACCGGGCCGGCCAGGTGGAACGCGCCCGGCTGGTGGCGCTGCTGCGGCAGCTCGACATGCCGCTCGCGCGGATCGCCGAGGTGGTCGAGGCGGGCGGGGTCGCGGGCGCGGACGTGCTGGCCGCCTACTGGGCCGAGGTCGAGACCCGGCTCGCCGGGCAGCGGACGCTCGCCGAGTACCTCCGTGGACGACTGTCGGGGAGGAACTCCGAGATGTACGGGAAGTTCGTGGTGGAGACGGTGGAGCTGCCGGAGCAGGTGGTGATCACCGAGACACGGCATGTGCTGGCCGACGAGCTGCCGGCCTGGATCGGCGCCTCACTGGGCCGGCTGGAGGAGGGCGCGCGGGAGTGCGGGGGCGTGACCGCGGCCCCGTTCGTCCGCTACCACTCCGAGGTGTCCATGGAGAGCGACGGGCCCGCCGAGTCCTGCGTGCCGGTCGCCGACGAGGCCGCCGCGCGGGCGTGGGCGGTGGCACAGGGCCGGGTGCGGGGGACGGAGGTCCGGGTCGAGCCGGCGCAGCGGTTCGCGTACACCCGGGTCACCAAGGCGCAGGTGGCCCATCC includes:
- a CDS encoding glutathione peroxidase — protein: MTTADSNSPLSVEIGTLQGGAADLSQYAGQAVLIVNVASKCGLTPQYTGLENLQKSYADQGFTVLGVPCNQFMGQEPGSAEEIAEFCSATYGVTFPLTEKVEVNGEGRHALYERLVDFADADGHTGDIRWNFEKFLIGRDGTVVARFSPQTEPESAELVAAVEAQLAR
- a CDS encoding MerR family transcriptional regulator, with protein sequence MTDDTLLTIGAFAARARLSAKALRLYDRLGLLTPAHVDEVSGYRYYRAGQVERARLVALLRQLDMPLARIAEVVEAGGVAGADVLAAYWAEVETRLAGQRTLAEYLRGRLSGRNSEMYGKFVVETVELPEQVVITETRHVLADELPAWIGASLGRLEEGARECGGVTAAPFVRYHSEVSMESDGPAESCVPVADEAAARAWAVAQGRVRGTEVRVEPAQRFAYTRVTKAQVAHPQLMAAFEAVEEWIAGQGLEQAGPCREIYFADWDAAGPEDPVCDVAFPVK